Proteins encoded within one genomic window of Pongo abelii isolate AG06213 chromosome 18, NHGRI_mPonAbe1-v2.0_pri, whole genome shotgun sequence:
- the SRRM2 gene encoding serine/arginine repetitive matrix protein 2 isoform X1 translates to MYNGIGLPTPRGSGTNGYVQRNLSLVRGRRGERPDYKGEEELRRLEAALVKRPNPDILDHERKRRVELRCLELEEMMEEQGYEEQQIQEKVATFRLMLLEKDVNPGGKEETPGQRPAVTETHQLAELNEKKNERLRAAFGISDSYVDGSSFDPQRRAREAKQPAPEPPKPYSLVRESSSSRSPTPKQKKKKKKKDRGRRSESSSPRRERKKSSKKKKHRSESESKKRKHRSPTPKSKRKSKDKKRKRSRSTTPAPKSRRAHRSTSADSASSSDTSRSRSRSAAAKTHTTALTGRSPSPASGRRGEGDAPFSEPGTTSTQRPSSPEPATKQPSSPYEDKDKDKKEKSATRPSPSPERSSTAPEPPAPTPLLAERHGGSPQPLAATPLSQEPVNPPSEASPTRGRSPPKSPEKLPQSSSSESSPPSPQPTKVSRHASSSPESPKPAPALGSHREISSSPTSKNRSHGRAKRDKSHSHTPSRRMGRSRSPATAKRGRSRSRTPTKRGHSRSRSPQWRRSRSAQRWGRSRSPQRRGRSRSPQRPGWSRSRNTQRRGRSRSARRGRSHSRSPATRGRSRSRTPARRGRSRSRTPARRRSRSRTPTRRRSRSRTPARRGRSRSRTPARRRSRTRSPVRRRSRSRSPARRSGRSRSRTPARRGRSRSRTPARRGRSRSRTPARRSGRSRSRTPARRGRSRSRTPRRGRSRSRSLVRRGRSHSRTPQRRGRSGSSSERKNKCRTSQRRSRSNSSPEMKKSRISSRRSRSLSSPRSKAKSRLSLRRSLSGSSPCPKQKSQTPPRRSRSGSSQPNAKSRTPPRRSRSSSSPPPKQKSKTPSRQSHSSSSPHPKVKSGTPPRQGSITSPQANEQSVTPQRRSCFESSPDPELKSRTPSRHSCSGSSPPRVKSSTPPRQSPSRSSSPQPKVKAIISPRQRSHSGSSSPSPSRVTSRTTPRQSRSVSPCSNVESRLLPRYSHSGSSSPDTKVKPETPPRQSHSGSISPYSKVKAQTPPGPSLSGSKSPCPQEKSKDSLVQSCPGSLSLCAGVKSSTPPGESYFGLSSLQLKGQSQSSPDHRSDTSSPEVRQSHSDSPSLQSKSQTSPKGGRSRSSSPITELASRSPVKQDRGELSASPMLKSGMSPEQSRFQSDSSSHPTVDSNSSLGQSRLETAESKEKMALPPQEDATASPPRQKDKFSPFPVQDRPESSLVFRDTPRTPPRERSGAGSSPETKEQNSALPTSSQDEELMEVVEKSEEPASQILSHLSSELKEMSASNFESSPEVEERPAVSLTLDQSQSQASLEAVEVPSMASSWGGPHFSPEHKELSNSPLRENSFGSPLEFRNSGPLGTEMNTGFSSEVKEDLNGPFLNQLETDPSLDMKEQSTRSSRRSSSELSPDAVEKAGMSSNQSVSSPVLDAVPRTPSRERSSSASSPEMKDGLPRTPSRRSRSGSSPGLRDGSGTPSRHSLSGSSPGMKDIPRTPSRGRSECDSSPEPKALPQTPRPRSRSPSSPELNNKCLTPQRERSGSESSVDQKTVARTPLGQRSRSGSSQELDVKPSASPQERSESDSSPDSKAKTRTPLRQRSRSGSSPEVDSKSRPSPRRSRSGSSPEVKDKPRAAPRAQSGSDSSPEPKAPAPRALPRRSRSGSSSKGRGPSPEGSSSTESSPEHLPKSRTARRGSRSSPEPKTKSRTPPRRRSSRSSPELTRKARLSRRSRSASSSPETRSRTPPRHRRSPSVSSPEPAEKSRSSRRRRSASSPRTKTTSRRGRSPSPKPRGLQRSRSRSRREKTRTTRRRDRSGSSQSTSRRRQRSRSRSRVTRRRRGGSGYHSRSPARQESSRTSSRRRRGRSRTPPTSRKRSRSRTSPAPWKRSRSRASPATHRRSRSRTPLISRRRSRSRTSPVSRRRSRSRTSVTRRRSRSRASPVSRRRSRSRTPPVTRRRSRSRTPTTRRRSRSRTPPVTRRRSRSRTPPVTRRRSRSRTSPITRRRSRSRTSPVTRRRSRSRTSPVTRRRSRSRTSPVTRRRSRSRTPPAIRRRSRSRSPLLPRKRSRSRSPLAIRRRSRSRTPRTARGKRSLTRSPPAIRRRSASGSSSDRSRSATPPATRNHSGSRTPPVALNSSRMSCFSRPSMSPTPLDRCRSPGMLEPLGSSRTPMSVLQQAGGSMMDGPGPRIPDHQRTSVPENHAQSRIALALTAISLGTARPPPSMSAAGLAARMSQVPAPVPLMSLRTAPAANLASRIPAASAAAMNLASARTPAIPTAVNLADSRTPAAAAAMNLASPRTAVAPSAVNLADPRTPTAPAVNLAGARTPAALAALSLTGSGTPPTAANYPSSSRTPQAPASANLVGPRSAHATAPVNIAGSRTAAALAPASLTSARMAPALSGANLTSPRVPLSAYERVSGRTSPPLLDRARSRTPPSAPSQSRMTSERAPSPSSRMGQAPSQSLLPPAQDQPRSPVPSAFSDQSRCLIAQTTPVAGSQSLSSGVVATTTSSAGDHNGMLSVPAPGVPHSDVGEPPASTGAQQPSALAALQPAKERRSSSSSSSSSSSSSSSSSSSSSSSSSGSSSSDSEGSSLPVQPEVALKRVPSPTPAPKEAVREGRPPEPTPAKRKRRSSSSSSSSSSSSSSSSSSSSSSSSSSSSSSSSSSSSSSSSSSPSPAKPGPQALPKPASPKKPPPGERSLLPVSPSPRHSLPHVARGTFLKRTSGYFPPLHKSFGTPCGLQDKAPPLREWRVRLFTNGPCPPCVLLLPAPTHALCSSHTQRLAV, encoded by the exons ATGTACAACGGGATCGGGCTGCCGACGCCCCGGGGCAGCGGCACCAACGGCTACGTCCAGCGCAACCTGTCCCTGGTGCGGGGCCGCCGGGGTGAGCGGCCTGACTACAAGGGAGAGGAGGAACTGCGGCGCCTGGAGGCTGCCCTGGTGAAGCGGCCTAATCCTGACATCCTGGACCACGAGCGCAAGCGGCGCGTCGAGCTGCGATGCCTCGAGCTGGAGGAGATGATGGAAGAGCAGGG GTACGAGGAACAGCAAATTCAGGAAAAAGTGGCGACCTTTCGACTCATGTTGCTGGAGAAGGATGTGAACCCTGGGGGCAAGGAGGAGACCCCAGGGCAGAGGCCAGC GGTCACGGAGACTCACCAGTTGGCAGAATTGAATGAGAAGAAGAATGAAAGACTCCGTGCTGCCTTTGGCATCAGTGATTCTTATGTAGATGGCAGCTCTTTTGATCCTCAGCGTCGTGCCCGAGAAGCTAAACAACCAGCTCCTGAGCCTCCCAAACCTTACAG CCTTGTTCGGGAGTCTAGCAGTTCTCGCTCACCAACCCCaaagcagaagaagaagaaaaagaagaaagatagagGACG CAGGTCAGAGAGCAGCTCTCCTCGacgagagagaaagaaaagctcaAAGAAGAAGAAGCACAG gTCAGAATCTGAGTCCAAGAAACGTAAGCATAG GTCTCCCACTCCAAAGAGCAAACGTAAATCTAAGGACAAAAAGCGAAAGCG GTCTCGAAGTACAACACCAGCCCCCAAGAGTCGCCGGGCCCACCGTTCAACTTCTGCGGACTCTGCTTCCTCCTCCGATACTTCCCGCAGTCG GTCTCGAAGTGCTGCAGCTAAAACTCATACAACTGCCTTGACTGGGCGAAgtccttctcctgcttcagggCGACGAGGGGAGGGAGATGCGCCTTTCAGCGAACCAGGTACTACCAGCACACAACGGCCTAGTAGCCCGGAGCCTGCTACGAAACAGCCTAGCAGCCCTTATGAAGACAAAGATAAAGACAAGAAGGAG AAATCTGCAACTCGACCTAGCCCCTCTCCGGAAAGGAGCAGCACAGCCCCAGAACCACCTGCTCCCACTCCGCTCCTTGCTGAGCGACATGGCGGCTCCCCACAACCCCTTGCAGCAACCCCCTTAAGCCAGGAGCCAGTGAACCCCCCATCTGAGGCCTCTCCAACTCGGGGCCGTTCACCACCTAAGTCTCCTGAGAAACTTCCCCAGTCTTCTTCCTCAGAGAGCAGCCCGCCATCCCCTCAACCTACCAAAGTTTCTCGGCATGCCAGCTCTTCCCCAGAAAGTCCTAAACCTGCTCCAGCTCTGGGGTCCCACCGAGAGATTTCTTCTTCTCCCACATCCAAGAATCGCTCACATGGCCGAGCAAAACGGGATAAATCACATTCTCATACTCCCTCCCGTAGGATGGGGAGGTCCCGTAGCCCTGCCACTGCTAAGAGAGGACGATCTCGGTCTCGAACCCCTACCAAGAGAGGTCATTCTCGATCCCGATCTCCCCAGTGGCGTAGGTCCAGGTCTGCACAGAGGTGGGGAAGATCTAGAAGCCCCCAGCGACGTGGCCGCTCTAGGTCTCCTCAGcgaccaggctggtctaggaGCAGAAATACCCAGAGAAGAGGCAGGTCTAGGTCAGCAAGGCGAGGGAGGTCCCACTCTAGATCCCCAGCCACTAGGGGCAGATCTCGTTCTAGAACACCAGCCCGCCGGGGCAGGTCCCGCTCTAGAACACCTGCCAGGCGGAGATCACGATCCAGAACACCCACCAGGCGTAGGTCTCGGTCTAGAACACCAGCCCGGAGGGGCAGGTCTCGGTCTAGAACACCTGCTAGGCGCAGATCTAGGACCCGATCACCAGTACGGCGTAGGTCTCGTAGTAGGTCACCAGCCAGGAGAAGTGGCAGGTCACGCTCTAGAACCCCAGCTAGACGTGGCCGCTCACGCTCCAGAACCCCAGCCAGACGTGGCCGCTCACGCTCTAGAACCCCAGCTAGACGCAGTGGTCGCTCACGGTCCAGAACACCAGCCAGGAGAGGGAGGTCTCGGTCTAGGACACCAAGACGAGGAAGATCCCGCAGTAGAAGCTTAGTTAGACGTGGAAGATCTCACTCTAGAACACCTCAAAGAAGAGGCAGATCTGGCTCATCTTCAGAGCGGAAGAACAAATGCAGAACATCTCAGAGAAGAAGCCGGTCCAATTCAAGCCCAGAAATGAAGAAATCTCGCATTTCTTCAAGGCGGAGCAGGTCTCTCTCTTCACCACGGTCCAAAGCAAAATCTCGCTTGTCTTTGAGGCGCAGCCTTTCAGGGTCTTCCCCATGCCCTAAACAAAAGTCACAGACACCACCCAGGCGCAGTCGCTCTGGATCCTCCCAACCTAACGCTAAATCTAGAACGCCACCCAGACGCAGTCGCTCTAGTTCTTCTCCACCGCCTAAACAGAAATCTAAGACACCATCAAGACAAAGTCATTCCAGTTCATCTCCTCATCCTAAAGTGAAATCTGGAACACCACCGAGGCAAGGGTCCATAACAAGTCCCCAGGCCAATGAGCAATCTGTAACGCCACAAAGACGGAGCTGTTTTGAATCATCACCTGACCCTGAGTTGAAATCTAGGACCCCTTCTAGACATAGCTGCTCAGGGTCCTCTCCTCCTAGAGTGAAATCTAGCACACCTCCCAGACAGAGCCCATCTAGGTCGTCATCTCCACAACCCAAAGTGAAGGCGATAATATCACCAAGACAAAGAAGCCATTCTGGCTCCTCTTCTCCAAGTCCTAGTAGGGTGACATCGAGAACAACTCCACGGCAAAGCAGATCAGTATCTCCCTGCTCCAATGTGGAATCCAGATTGTTGCCAAGATACAGTCATTCTGGGTCCTCCTCACCAGATACCAAAGTGAAACCTGAAACACCGCCAAGACAAAGTCACTCAGGGTCTATTTCACCATACTCCAAAGTAAAGGCCCAAACTCCACCGGGGCCAAGTCTTTCTGGATCAAAGTCACCATGTCCCCAAGAGAAGTCTAAAGACTCACTAGTTCAGAGTTGCCCTGGATCCCTCTCTCTGTGTGCAGGAGTAAAATCTAGCACACCACCAGGCGAGAGCTATTTTGGTCTCTCATCTCTGCAACTGAAAGGACAATCTCAAAGTTCACCAGACCACAGATCTGATACTTCAAGTCCCGAAGTGAGACAGAGTCACTCAGACTCACCATCTCTGCAGAGCAAATCTCAAACGTCACCTAAGGGAGGTCGGTCCAGGTCTTCATCTCCAATCACTGAGCTGGCATCCAGATCTCCAGTAAAACAAGATAGAGGTGAGTTGTCAGCGAGTCCTATGTTGAAATCTGGAATGTCTCCCGAGCAGAGCAGGTTCCAGTCTGACTCTTCTTCACATCCTACAGTGGACTCGAATTCTTCCTTGGGGCAGAGTAGATTGgagactgctgaatcaaaagagaaaatggcGTTACCTCCTCAGGAGGATGCTACTGCATCACCTCctagacagaaagacaaatttagtCCCTTTCCAGTACAGGATAGGCCTGAGTCTTCACTGGTATTCAGAGACACACCTAGAACCCCGCCAAGGGAAAGAAGTGGTGCTGGGTCATCTCCAGAAACAAAAGAGCAAAATAGTGCATTGCCTACGTCAAGCCAAGATGAAGAGTTAATGGAGGTGGTAGAGAAGTCTGAAGAACCCGCAAGCCAAATCTTGTCTCATTTGTCTTCAGAACTTAAAGAAATGTCCGCAAGTAATTTTGAATCATCTCCTGAAGTAGAAGAAAGGCCTGCTGTGTCTTTGACTCTTGATCAGAGCCAGTCACAGGCTTCTTTGGAAGCAGTAGAAGTCCCTTCAATGGCCTCATCTTGGGGTGGGCCACATTTTTCTCCAGAACATAAAGAACTGTCTAACTCCCCACTCAGGGAGAACAGCTTTGGATCACCTTTAGAATTTAGAAACTCAGGCCCACTTGGTACAGAAATGAATACTGGATTTTCTTCTGAGGTTAAAGAAGATTTGAATGGACCTTTTCTTAATCAGCTGGAAACAGATCCATCTCTAGACATGAAAGAACAATCGACAAGATCCTCTAGACGCAGCAGTTCTGAGCTATCCCCAGATGCAGTGGAAAAGGCAGGGATGTCTTCAAATCAGAGTGTCTCTTCACCTGTGCTTGATGCTGTACCCAGAACACCCTCGAGAGAAAGAAGTAGTTCTGCATCTTCTCCTGAAATGAAAGATGGTTTACCCAGAACTCCATCGAGGAGAAGCAGGTCTGGGTCTTCTCCAGGACTTAGAGATGGGTCTGGGACTCCCTCGAGGCACAGCCTGTCTGGGTCCTCTCCTGGAATGAAAGATATACCTAGAACACCATCTAGAGGGAGAAGTGAATGTGATTCTTCCCCAGAACCGAAAGctttgcctcagactcccaggccGAGGAGTCGTTCTCCATCATCCCCAGAGCTCAACAACAAGTGTCTTACCCCCCAGAGAGAAAGAAGCGGGTCAGAATCATCAGTTGATCAGAAAACTGTGGCTCGGACTCCCCTGGGGCAGAGAAGTCGTTCGGGATCCTCTCAAGAACTTGATGTGAAACCCAGTGCATCCCCTCAGGAAAGAAGTGAGTCAGACTCTTCTCCAGATTCTAAAGCCAAGACACGAACCCCACTTCGGCAGAGGAGTCGCTCTGGATCATCTCCAGAGGTTGACAGCAAATCTCGACCATCCCCTCGGCGCAGTAGGTCTGGTTCCTCCCCTGAAGTGAAAGATAAGCCAAGAGCAGCACCCAGGGCACAGAGTGGTTCTGATTCCTCTCCTGAACCTAAAGCTCCAGCCCCTCGGGCCCTTCCCAGACGAAGCAGATCAGGTTCATCAAGCAAAGGCAGAGGCCCTTCTCCTGAAGGAAGCAGCAGTACCGAGTCCTCTCCTGAACATCTGCCCAAATCCAGAACTGCTCGCAGAGGTTCCAGGTCATCACCAGAGCCCAAGACCAAGTCTCGTACACCACCTCGACGTCGCAGCTCTCGATCATCTCCTGAGCTAACAAGGAAGGCCAGACTGTCCCGTAGAAGCCGCTCTGCCTCATCCTCACCAGAAACTCGCTCTAGAACTCCCCCAAGGCACCGGAGAAGTCCCTCAGTGTCTTCCCCGGAGCCAGCCGAAAAGTCGAGGTCTTCACGCCGACGGCGCTCAGCTTCATCTCCACGCACTAAGACAACCTCAAGGAGAGGCCGCTCTCCTTCACCAAAGCCTCGTGGACTCCAGAGGTCCCGTTCCCGCtcaaggagagagaaaacaagaaCAACCCGACGTCGAGATAGGTCTGGATCTTCTCAGTCAACCTCTCGGCGAAGACAGCGGAGCCGGTCAAGGTCACGGGTTACACGGCGGCGGAGGGGAGGCTCTGGTTATCACTCAAGGTCCCCTGCCCGGCAGGAAAGTTCCCGGACCTCCTCTCGACGCCGAAGAGGCCGCTCTCGGACACCCCCAACCAGTCGGAAGCGTTCTCGCTCACGCACATCACCAGCCCCGTGGAAACGCTCTAGATCTCGAGCCTCTCCAGCCACTCACCGGCGATCCAGGTCCAGAACCCCCCTGATAAGCCGACGTAGGTCCAGGTCTCGAACTTCACCAGTCAGCCGGAGACGGTCAAGGTCCAGGACTTCAGTGACTCGACGAAGGTCCCGGTCAAGAGCATCCCCAGTGAGCAGAAGGCGATCCAGATCCAGAACACCGCCAGTAACCCGCCGTCGTTCAAGGTCCAGAACGCCAACAACACGCCGCCGCTCCCGTTCTAGAACTCCACCAGTGACTCGCAGAAGGTCCAGATCCAGGACTCCACCAGTAACCAGGAGGCGATCTCGAAGCAGAACTTCGCCTATCACTCGCAGAAGATCAAGATCCAGAACATCTCCGGTTACCCGAAGGAGATCTCGATCTCGCACATCTCCAGTAACTCGAAGAAGGTCCCGCTCTCGAACCTCACCAGTGACACGCCGCCGCTCTAGGTCCCGGACACCTCCAGCTATTCGGCGCCGCTCTAGATCTCGATCGCCACTGTTGCCACGCAAACGTTCTCGAAGTCGCTCACCACTTGCTATCCGCCGCCGCTCCAGATCCCGTACTCCACGAACAGCTCGGGGTAAACGGTCCTTAACAAGATCTCCTCCAGCCATCCGCAGGCGTTCTGCATCTGGAAGTAGTTCTGATCGTTCACGATCTGCTACTCCTCCAGCAACAAGAAATCATTCTGGTTCACGGACACCTCCAGTAGCACTCAACAGCTCCAGAATGAGCTGCTTCAGTCGTCCTAGCATGTCCCCAACACCTCTTGACCGCTGCAGATCACCTGGAATGCTTGAACCCCTTGGGAGCTCTAGAACACCCATGTCTGTCCTGCAGCAAGCCGGTGGCTCCATGATGGATGGTCCAGGTCCCCGAATACCTGACCACCAGAGAACATCTGTGCCAGAAAATCATGCTCAGTCCAGGATTGCACTTGCCCTGACAGCTATCAGTCTTGGCACTGCTCGGCCGCCTCCGTCCATGTCTGCTGCTGGCCTTGCTGCAAGAATGTCCCAGGTTCCAGCCCCGGTGCCTCTCATGAGTCTCAGAACCGCCCCAGCAGCCAACCTTGCCAGCAGGATTCCTGCAGCCTCTGCGGCAGCCATGAACCTAGCCAGCGCCAGGACACCTGCCATCCCAACAGCAGTGAACCTGGCTGACTCTCGAACACCAGCTGCAGCAGCGGCCATGAACTTGGCCAGCCCCAGAACAGCGGTGGCACCTTCGGCTGTGAACCTGGCTGACCCTCGCACTCCCACGGCCCCAGCTGTGAACCTAGCAGGGGCCAGGACCCCAGCTGCCTTGGCAGCTCTGAGTCTCACAGGCTCTGGCACACCACCAACTGCTGCAAACTATCCCTCCAGCTCCAGAACACCACAGGCTCCAGCCTCTGCAAACTTGGTGGGTCCTCGGTCTGCACATGCCACAGCTCCTGTGAATATTGCTGGCTCCAGAACCGCTGCAGCCTTGGCCCCCGCGAGCCTCACCAGTGCTAGGATGGCTCCAGCATTGTCTGGTGCAAACCTCACCAGCCCCAGGGTGCCCCTTTCTGCCTACGAGCGTGTCAGTGGCAGAACCTCACCGCCGCTCCTTGACCGAGCTAGGTCCAGAACACCACCGTCTGCCCCAAGCCAGTCTAGGATGACCTCTGAACGggctccctccccttcctctagAATGGGCCAGGCTCCTTCACAGTCTCTTCTCCCTCCAGCACAGGATCAGCCGAGGTCTCCTGTGCCTTCTGCTTTTTCAGACCAATCCCGTTGTTTGATTGCCCAGACCACCCCTGTAGCAGGGTCTCAGTCCCTTTCCTCTGGGGTAGTGGCAACGACCACGTCCTCTGCTGGTGATCACAATGGCATGCTCTCTGTCCCTGCCCCTGGGGTGCCCCACTCTGATGTGGGGGAGCCACCTGCCTCTACTGGGGCCCAGCAGCCTTCTGCATTAGCCGCCCTGCAGCCAGCAAAGGAGCGGCGGAGTTCCTCCTCGTCATCGTCGTCCTCTAGCTCCTCCTCTTCATCATCATCGTcgtcgtcctcctcctcctcctctggctcCAGTTCTAGTGACTCAGAGGGCTCTAGCCTTCCTGTGCAACCTGAGGTGGCACTGAAGAG ggtccccagccccaccccagccccaaagGAGGCTGTTCGAGAGGGACGTCCTCCGGAGCCAACCCCAGCCAAACGGAAGAGGCGCTCTAGCAGTTCCAGTTCCAgctcctcctcttcatcttcctcttcctcttcctcctcctcttcttcctcctcctcttcctcttcttcctcttcctcctcatcttcctcctcctcctcgtcttcctccccttcccctgctAAGCCTGGCCCTCAGGCCTTGCCCAAACCTGCAAGCCCCAAGAAGCCACCCCCTGGCGAGCGGAG cctcctccctgtctccccgTCTCCACGCCATTCTCTTCCACATGTAGCCAGAGGGACCTTTCTAAAACGCACATCTGGctacttccctccactccacaaATCCTTCGGGACGCCCTGTGGCCTGCAGGACAAAGCCCCACCTCTGCGGGAGTGGCGTGTGAGGCTCTTCACCAACGGGCCTTGCCCGCCCTGTGTTCTCCTCCTGCCCGCCCCCACACATGCCCTGTGCTCCAGCCACACCCAGCGCCTTGCAGTCTAA